In Rhodothermales bacterium, the DNA window CGGGCTGAGGAGCCACCCGAGCACGGCCCCACCGAGCACGATCCACACGGCGTTGACCTTGAACCGCAACGCCGCAACCGCCGCGAGCCCCGCGATCACCCACGCCGGCCACGAGACGAGGACGTCCACGCCGAGCTGGATCGTCACGGCCGCCATCAGCGCAACGGCCGCCGCGTTCACCGCGTCGAGGAACGCCGAGAGCCAGACGGACTGGCGCAGCTTCGGGATCAGCGGATTCAGCATCAGCACGAACAGGAACGACGGCAGGAAGATGCCGAGCGTCGCGACGGCCGCGCCCGGCACGCCCTCGATGAGGTAGCCGATGAACGTCGAGGTCGAGAGCACGGGCCCCGGCGTGAACTGACCAATCGCGATCGCGTCGAGGAGCTGGGCCTGGGTGAGCCAGCCGTAGTCCTCGACGAGCCCGCCTTCGAGGAAGGCGACGAGGACGTAGCCCGAGCCGTAGAGCACCGCGCCGACCTTGAGGAAGAAGAAGAACAGCTTCCACAGCGAGACGCCCGCCGCCGCGCCGACGGCCGCGCCCGCCGCGCCGCCCACCGTGGGGGCGGCGCTCTGGAGGAAGAGGATGGGGAGGAAACGGTCGGCCGTCCGCGCGCTGTCGTAGCCCGCCGCGCGGAGCCAGAGCGTGCCGAGCAGGCCGCCCGCTAAGAGCGCCCACACCTCGCCGAGCCCGCCGAGCACGGCCGCTGCCACGGCCACCGCGAGCAGGGCGAACCGCCACCCCTTGATCGCTTTCTTTCCGAGTTTCCACAGCGCCCCGAGGATGATCGCGATCACGGCCGGCTTGATCCCGTAGAGGAACGGCTCGACGGCGGGGAGCGCGCCGTAGCGGACGTAGGCCCACGCCGCCAGCCCCGTCAGGAGGACGGCCGGGCCGATGAAGCACGCGCCCGCCACGAAGAGCCCGCGCGGCCCCGCCCGCTCGTACCCGACGTGCATCGTCATCTCCGTCGAGTTCGGGCCGGGGATGAGGTTCGTCGCGCCGATGAGGTCGAGGAAGTGCTGGCGGCCGATCCACTTCCGGCGCGTCACGAACTCGTCCTCCATCATCGCGATGTGCGCAGCCGGGCCGCCGAAGGCTATAAATCCGAGCTTGAGGAAGACGCCGGCGATCTCGGCGAGACGGCCGTTTGGAGACGGCGTGTCATGGTCGGTGGTGGCCATGCGGAGCAGGAGGCGAACGGGAGGGGCGTGCGGCGAGGAGCCAACATAATGAGGACGGGCAGACGTGATTCGACCGGCTCACGGCACGGGCCGCGCGCTCCGTACCCACCACTCCCATCGGACGACTACAGCCCCGCGCCGCGTCGACGTGAGGCACCGAAGCTAACGCGCGGCCGTCTCTCTCTCCGATCTCGAATAGGGGAGGAGGACGGTGAACACGGTGCCGGCGTTCTCCTCGCTCTCCACGGAGATCGTCCCGCCCAGCATTTGGACGAGCCGCTGTGTGATCGCTAAGCCGAGCCCGTTCCCTTCGAAGCGGCGGCCCTCGCCCTCCGATTCCTGTCGGAACGCCTCGAAGAGCAGGGGGAGGAAGGAGGCCCTAATCCCGATGCCGGTGTCCGCTACGCGAATCTCGACCCCCTCATCTCGTTCCGTCAGCGTGACGGCTACGTGACCGGCCTTGGTGAACTTGATCGCGTTCGAGACGAGGTTCGTTACGACCCGGCCGAGTGCGCCCTCGTCCGTAAAGAGGCGGACGGGGGAGGGCGG includes these proteins:
- the chrA gene encoding chromate efflux transporter, translated to MATTDHDTPSPNGRLAEIAGVFLKLGFIAFGGPAAHIAMMEDEFVTRRKWIGRQHFLDLIGATNLIPGPNSTEMTMHVGYERAGPRGLFVAGACFIGPAVLLTGLAAWAYVRYGALPAVEPFLYGIKPAVIAIILGALWKLGKKAIKGWRFALLAVAVAAAVLGGLGEVWALLAGGLLGTLWLRAAGYDSARTADRFLPILFLQSAAPTVGGAAGAAVGAAAGVSLWKLFFFFLKVGAVLYGSGYVLVAFLEGGLVEDYGWLTQAQLLDAIAIGQFTPGPVLSTSTFIGYLIEGVPGAAVATLGIFLPSFLFVLMLNPLIPKLRQSVWLSAFLDAVNAAAVALMAAVTIQLGVDVLVSWPAWVIAGLAAVAALRFKVNAVWIVLGGAVLGWLLSPWA